TGTTGAGAAAGCAAAGAGGTTGTTGGGTTACTCGCCAAGATATAATTTGAAAGAAGGATTAAAAGAGACTATCGAATGGTACAGGTTGAAAGGATATATTAAGAAATAACGTTTAGAATATCGGTAAGCTCCTTCAACACTTTCCACGGCTTGCACTTGCTCATAACGCCTGTCCCCCACGGTCTCATAACAAGTATAAATTTAACGCCCGCGCTCACCGAGGCAGCACAGTCGTAAAGAGTGTCTCCAACGTAAAAAGCGTCGGTATTCGCAACGCTCAATTTATTTAAAACATGGATGATCATATCAGGGTTTGGCTTCGGTCTTAAATTATCAACTCTTCCTTGAACTATGTCAAAGTATTTCGATATATTGAAATGGTTTAGCATTATCTCTGCATGCTCCTGCTCCGAGGATGTTACCACGCCAAGCTTAAAACCCCTCCTCTTTAATTCCGAAAGAACTTTAACTGTATCCGGGTACAATTTTAACTCGTTCTGCCAGTAGTTTGAGAAGCATGAGAAAATGTCTTTTATAATTTCATTGATGACTAGAGACTCTTTTGATCTGGCAAGTTCAGCCACTACTTGCCATGTGGGTAGACCCATAAGGCTCAATAGCTCATCTTTGTCAACGTTAATGCCATGACGTGAAAGCCCCTCTCCATAGCATTTAAGTATTAGCGGCACACTATCTACTATTGTCCCGTCTAAATCAAATAATACTGCTTTACTACCCATGTCCTAGCACCTTATTAGTAGAATCTTAACACTTGATGATGGATAAAAACTTGAACACCCTTACATCCTGTATTCTAAACCGTATCTAGCGATTAGCTCGTCGCACTTCTTAGAGAGAACCCAGCCAACGAGGAGGTAGGTAGGTGTGAGAACACTAGTCAATAACATTAGCGGTTTTGAGAGGAAACCTGAGACCCCGTAAGAAGCTCTCAACAGCTCTGCGGACAAGCTGGCAGGGTTTAGAAATGCGAGGTAAGGCAGAGGATATGCAGAAGCAGGGATCACTGTTCCAACCGTTACACCTATTTGGAGAATCCCTGTCCACGAACTGCTTAGCCTGGTCTTGGTGTAGAGGTAGCCAGCAAGGCCCCCGTAGAACAATTCTACAACCATTAACGTGAACAACCCTAGCGTCATTAATAATGGATCGCCCCGCAACCACCACACGGGGTCGATACCGTAGAAACCGCTTGACACTAGTCCAAGCAATGCTAGTGAAACCACACCCGATAAGAGGAGGTCAACAGGCAGTGTACACACTATATAGTGGTAAACCCCCATGCCGTTTTCCCTGAACATGTCTGTTAAGCCATCATGAACCATCCAACGGAGGAACTCGGTCCCAGTCCACAATCCTGTTGAAGCGAGACTCATCCCAATAATCCCGGGAACTAAGAGCTTTAACGTAATCACTGGATTGGGAGAGAGATATGAAGCCGGGATTATCAGTATTATTGACCAGAAAACACCGTTAATAATCCATGCTAAATAACTTGTCAAGTGGAGCCGGGCAAGAACCCCGCCCACATATAAAAGCCTTAAGTATCTCGTAAACGTCTTCAACCTTTTCTCACCCTAACGTCAACATTCTTACTTATCCCGAAAGCTGTGAGATAGTATGCTGTGAAGAGCATTGCAATTATTACGAGAGGAGTGGAAACTTCAAGAGAAAACCCCTTCAATACAATGAGTTGTATTAACTCAACCGTGTACGGTACAGGTGTTATTGAAGAAATCGTTTTTAAGATAAGTGGGACTAAGTGTATTGGGATGTAAACCCCTGCGCCTGAAAGCATTATCGGGACGATAGTGCTGGAAACACTCCAGGGCCGCTTCACGTTTGTGTAAAACACGATTAAAACCCCTGTTATTCCGGATAAAACACCCAGCACGAGGGAAGAGAGCGTTAAAGCTATGAGGAGCTGGAAGTATAAGTATAAGCCTGCTGGACCTAAAAGTATTGA
This is a stretch of genomic DNA from Thermosphaera aggregans DSM 11486. It encodes these proteins:
- a CDS encoding HAD family hydrolase, with translation MGSKAVLFDLDGTIVDSVPLILKCYGEGLSRHGINVDKDELLSLMGLPTWQVVAELARSKESLVINEIIKDIFSCFSNYWQNELKLYPDTVKVLSELKRRGFKLGVVTSSEQEHAEIMLNHFNISKYFDIVQGRVDNLRPKPNPDMIIHVLNKLSVANTDAFYVGDTLYDCAASVSAGVKFILVMRPWGTGVMSKCKPWKVLKELTDILNVIS